Part of the Erinaceus europaeus chromosome 5, mEriEur2.1, whole genome shotgun sequence genome is shown below.
AATAAGGTGCTATTGTCTGTAGCGAACAAATGTAAGCCTAGGATTTATATGGTCCTCCTGTGGAATGTGGAGATCCAGTTAATGGTACAATTGTAGcaattttcagtgttttttaagTGACACATTTTccttttaatcttttttgtttGCATATCCATAGAAACTatggaattttaaaaatcatagccAAATCTACTTAGATTGGTAAATGTATAGACCAAATGTGGTCTTTCATAGTAGGTAACTTTTTTAAGTCTTAAAATATTTAAGTCATTGAAATAAGCAAGGCTTAAATTAAATGTGGCCACTATGACCCCAagatttctttgttgttgttttgtgttcTTGTGTTTGTGTTTTAACATTATAGGCTATCAAGATGGAAATGATTCTGAAGCTTCAGGGTCATCCAGAAGAGGTGGAAGAGGTAGTTTCCGAGGTTGCCATGCAGGATTTGGTCTAGGAAGTCCAAGTTAGTAGTGGATTGCAAATTTATTGTGTTGTTTGTTAAGAAGGAaatgacttattttaaaaaaatacacaaggtTGTTTTGAGATTAGTTTAGCACTGTGACTGGTACATATTTTCCTATAttgtatattatattttattgcatACTGGTCAAGTTGGAATATATTGATCTTTGAAGTTTGTGTGACTCAGTTCTGTAATGCTACATGTTGTTGAAAATATTTTAGAGCCTTGGTAATGATCATATATCATGTAGATGGTCTGCtttatgtctctgtctcctccaacATACCATCTTTTACTAATGCGACATAGCTTGCCATAATTTACTCTTGCCATCTTTCCTTGAATCTTATTAGGTATTTTGGATTCTATGTTTCTTTTAATATTGGAGGGTAGGTTAGGGTTTTTGCTACCCTTTAGAACTAGTGAACCATGATTTACTTTCTTCTTATCTATCAATCAATTTGAGATATagattgtattttttaattggaggaaGAAAATGAAGTTTGTGTTGATCTCAAAGAATTGTGAGAACATGAAATAAATTAaagctaaaaaataaatttgtaatAATGCTTTGATATAGGTACTGCAGATGAGTGAATTACTACTTTAAAAATGGTTAGAAAGTTGAAGCATTGTTTTAGGACTTATAAGGTTAAATTTGTCAACAGTGGGAGCAAGGGTAACTATTTGGAAATACTTAGTAAAGTAATGTCACGTGTAGTTTCTCCAACAGAAATTGCTGCTGCTCTCAGGTTACTTGGCTTTTACTTATACCATATTTTGGTATATTGTTGGCCCAAACTACTTTTATAAATACATTCTTAAGGAAGTAATTtgtaattaaaggaaaaaaatctttgagAAATTCATTGCAtatttagaaaattaattttgATATTTGTTAAATTTAAACTATTTTACTGTATATATCTTTGGATACCACAAGTTGTTTTTTATCTTTGCTGCATAATTTAAAAACGTCTTAGAAGCAGTGTAAgctaattttattttctactgATCTAGGTAATGAGTATGAACAAGATGAGGGGACACAGCGTTCTGGTGGCCTCTTTGGTTCTAGAAGACCAGCATTAAGTGACACAGGTGAGAAATATATTTTGCTGATGAATATTAATCATTAACATAAGCTATTAGAGAGCTCCAGGATTAGTAACACATACTTAAATACACTAAGTTGAGTTATGATTTTCTCTGCCTTTAAATCTGAAGGCAAAGAATACGTGGACATTTTGCTACCTTTAAAAACTAGTGAAccgtaatttctttctttcttatctaccAGTCAATTTGAGATAtagattattttgttttaattggaGGAAGAAAATGAAGTTTGTGTTGATCTCAAAGAAAGAATTTTGAGGAGAACATGAAATAACACAGTTATTGATGAGAAGGGTTCAAATGTAGATAAActgatggaatattattcagccttCAAAAGTAATGAGTTATCAGTGATGGAACCTTAAATGCAAATGACTAAATGAAAGCAGCCAATCTGAAAAGAGCACATACAGAATAGTTTAACATAAGTGAcagtcaggaaaaaacaaaaacaatgtggCAAGTGTAAAAAGATCAGTATTGAGGGAGACAGGAATAAATGGTGCTTGAAGTATTTTCAGGAAGTGAAAGCACCTTGTATATTACAGTGATGGAGGAGTAACCCCATCACACGTTTGTTGAAACCCATCTAGTGTGCAGTAGCAAGGGTGAACCCCAATGCAAGCTTGGACTTCAGGTGATGATGTTGTGTTAGTGTATGGTCATCACTTACACTTAGGGACACTGTTGGGGGTTGTTTGATAATAAGTGAAAATATGTGGAGTTGGTGACATGAGTTATATGGGAAAACCTGTTTTTTCAGTTTTGCTGAGCAGGTAGGATTGCTCTAAAAATGAAGTCTTACAAATCTAAGTGttcaaatgagaaaaatatttaaGTCTAGAATTGAGAGACTTGGAATCTTGAGTCCCAAAGACTCAGTGTTTGAGTATTTATATGCTTAAGAGAAGGAGCTTTATCCTCTCCAAATATTCTATGAAATCCTATTTCACAGGTAATGGTGACACTTATCCAAGCAGAGGTGGTGGTGCAAGTGGGCGAGGTGAGTTTCCTGTTTTGTCTATAAGCAGTTAAATCTACTACAATCCAAATTTGGTTTAAAGAGTATGAAATTTGCACAGCCTGTTGAAGAGAATTCGTACTCGGCAGTACAGTCATTCCAGTATAGGGGTTATGCACCTTAGGTATGTTTTTAAACACATGAGTAAGGATGCTCATCAGAACTTCATttgtaattaaaataagaaaatcacataaaatccatatatttaataaaaatataaaatggggTATTATACAAAAATTGGATTATGTATAGCTCGTTAttaaaacaatgtttttttttcttagatttttaaaaactttgattgGCTTACTTGATTTGGTATGGAGAACAATGAAAGTTTAGTATATATGATCTTGTAATAAAATGTTTTCCAGTGCCTGTAGAGATGTCTCACTGTGTAGGACATGTGCACTGCTTTGCCTGTGGCCTGGGCCAAAGTCCTGGCATTGCACGGGAATGTAATGACGTGCGCGTGCTCTGATAGCGCGTTTTTCTGTCTGAATAAAAGCGTCAGCCGGAGAGCAGTGACACTGCACATACTGCAGGCCCCCAGACCACAAAAAGAATTCAGATTTAAAATAATTGTCATATAAAAGTTGAAAATGTTTTCCAGATTAGTAAGTCAATAAAATGATCAGTATTAGTTTGAGAGCACTCAAATCCAGAAGTACCTTGAACTACTTAACTTCCCCAGCTCCTTCCAGTCAATACAATCCATATTCTGATGGGCTGTATTACCTTAGAGTGCTATAATGTCTGATTAATTGTTTAGAAATGAGTTTATAATGAAGAGTTAACTATATTCACTGCTATTTGAATTATGAGTCCTTACAAGGGCGACCCTTCCCTGGGAATTTGGGTTGAAGGGGTCTCACCATCTTAACTGGTAAGATGGGTTCACTGTGCCCAAACTGTACAATATTGTGGTTTATGCTGAGTAGTTGTGTTTCTTCTGGGGATGGAATTCTGCTGTGTGTTACACAGAAGGTGCCAGCATTAGCCCTTAATAAAGACCTTCGTGCTTTTGTGCTCTAGTGAGTTGCTTAGAAAACATTTCTAGTGAATCATCATTAACTTATCGCAGAGGGAAGTAAGCACGTTCTGTGTGGTAGTGGTGGGAGAAAACTCTTAGAAGCTCATATCTGGTTTCTTCTGGAAGGTCCTCCAGGGATTTTTCCCTTGGTTGATTTTGCTTGCTTTCCTATTACTGTAATGAGTTATAGTCATGGTTCAAGAAGATTCTGAAACCTAGAGAATCATTGAAGCTGGCAGTAGTATTTGGAACATGGCAACAGAGGTGGGTATTCAGATTCCttttagaaatacattttttgtgggctgggtggtggcacacctggttaagttcatatATGATCAtgcagaggacctgggttccagccccctgtccccacctgcagggtaaagcctcatgagtggtgaggcagtactgcagttgtcttttttttccttttctatctctccatccctctaaatttctctgttctatcaaataaaatatgtttttttaaaaatacattacattttttattatctttatttattgaatagaaataaccagaagttgagggggaagggggtgatagagacaagagaaacacctgcagccctgcaccactcgcaaagctactccctgcaggtgggccttgggggctcgaacctgggttcttgcacattgtaatgcatgtgctcaaccaggtgcgccatcatccagccccccaagaaatatatttctttacTTAGGAATTAGGAAGAAAAAGTAGAAACTTAAAATCGGTAATGTATAACAATCTCATCTTCATATTTTGCATACTAagtaaacttaaaataaaaatttcatcaGCCATAGTTGTCTCAAGTATCACTTGCATAAAGGAACTTTACAGATGTCTGTTGGAGGGCtgtggagataacataatggtgatgcaaaaaaactttcttgcctgaggttcttgagatcccagattcaatcctcagaatTATTGCTGAAAGGTAgcgctgagtagtgttctggttggtcggtctctctctctcccccgcatccccttctctctctctctctctctctctctctctctctctccctctaaataaattaaaataaaaggtagAACTTCTTTGAAAACAAGGAATGAAAATAAAGGATGTACAGTTTTGTGTCTTGATTGTCATTGTACTTTTTGTTAATAGGTGGTTACAAAGGCTTGAATGAAGAAGTAGTAACTGGTTCTGGAAAGAGtaagtttcttttaaataaaatattgtatttttataGTGAAAAATCTTTTTCCTTTGATCTTTTAAAAACATCTCTTGGTTCATTTTCAGATTCTTGGAAGTCAGAAGCTGAAGGAGGAGAAAGTGGTGACACCCAaggtatcttaattttttttgtgtgtgtgatcatgtgaatgaatgaatgttgcATTTTAATAAAAACACAAACTATCTTAAACAgaatagggcaggggagacagcatactggttatgcaaacagactctcatcctgaggctccgaagtcccaggttcaatccccctgcaccaccttaagccagagctgagcagtgctctggtgtttctctctgtgtgtctctcttcatctctctcaaaaataaaattaataaaaaatttaaaaaaacaataaacttATTTGCAGTGAGCACTGTAATGATAAACAGCGGGAAAGTTTTACAATATTTCAAATGTGATTTTGTCAGCTTTTATTTATGCTCCTCTTAATGATCTTCTAGTCCTTGTAATGTaaattcttgttttttatttgatttccAAGGACCAAAAGTGACCTAcataccacctcctcctcctgagGATGAGGACTCCATCTTTGCACATTATCAGACAGGCATAAACTTTGACAAATATGATACTATTCTTGTAGAAGTATCTGGACATGATGCACCACCAGCAATTTTGGTCAGTGTAATAACTGCTTCTGTATTGACTGTTTAAACTTTGGTTTTTAAAATACATAGTACATTtctttacattaaaataaaagagaagaaactgGTTTCCTATAATACCTCATGTACTAGGTGGTAATTTGGAACCATGTCTACAATTTATAATAGAATTAATTGTGGCCATGAAAGAGAGTACATCCAAACCACGATAAGAATTTTATTGAAAATATCCTAAAGAGGATATTTTTCCTAGAGATTCTGTATTTCTACTTCCTAAGTATTTGAGAAAATGTGATTAAGGGGAGTGATTTTCTAAGAAGTGGGGGTTTCAGAATTTCCTTTTGATAATGAGTCTTTGTACAAATCAGAATTACTTATATATCTTGGGTGTAAAGGGGCATAAAGAATgtttttaggggagtcgggtggtagcgcagcggattaagcacaggtggcacaaagcgcaaggactggtgtaaggatcccggctccccacctacaggggagctgcttcacaagcagtgaagcaggtcttcaggtgtcttatctttctctctccctctctgtcttcccctcctctctccatttctctctgtcctatccaacaacaacaacatcaacaataatgactactataacaaaacaacaagggcaaaaaaaggaaataaataaataaatataacaatgttTTTAGAATCACTAAGAGCCCTCAGTTCTTTCAAGTAATATATGTGATCTCTGCATATTACCTTTGAATGGAGGTATATGGAACTTTAGCATATAGGTGGTGTTCACAAGAGTTACAGTTCAGAGTAATATGCTTATGGAGTGAATTTACTATGACATAGAGAACTTAATcattgttcctttttattttttagacctTTGAAGAAGCCAATCTCTGTCAGACATTGAATAAAAACATCGCTAAAGCTGGCTATACTAAGCTGACTCCTGTGCAGAAATACAGTATTCCTATTATATTAGCAGGACGAGATTTAATGGCGTGTGCTCAGACAGGGTCTGGAAAGACTGTAAGTCATTTTCACACATATATTCTGCCCTGTATCCAAGATGATAGTGCCTTTTTAAGCTTATTTTTCTCAGGCAACCTGTTTTTTATTATGTAGACAGTTTCTGGATGATGTCAATGAACTGTGATATATGTTCCTGCTTTTGCTTCTGATTTCTGCTTTTACTGGGGCATGTGTACTTCTGAAGAAAGAATTTTTAACTCAAGTCTAGAATGTTGGGGTTCACAGATgctaatattttatgtattcatttctttctgGAAGATGatagtatttaaaaagaaagtgagggCCAGTGACTATAAAACACAGGAAGGTAATAAATAGTCTATGTCATATAGCTCAGGCTGGTTTAGAGTTGTAAAGATGAGACATAGCTGTATGCCTTACACTTCTTAGTAGGAGGTAACATCACTTGATGCTACTTCTAAGAGATGTATAATGATAACCATCTGATTGGCAGGTCTCAGGAATATATTCCCTTGTATAAAGAAATGTAGTTATTTAGAATTCATggatatgaattttaaaaagaaagattttatagGATAGAtgaattttatcatttattttatgttacaTAATTTGAACACAATTATCTGGATATTAAAAGTTTATCTGAATAAacattgttttcttttatctCAAATTTACCAAAAAGATTAAGAAGGAAGACTAAAGACTATACTGGCACAAAGACTAGCTTTATATAGACAGAAAAGTCATGTATTTTAAACCTGTAAATTATACACTTTAACTTCTAGGCAGCTTTTCTCTTGCCAATTTTGGCTCATATGATGCAAGATGGGATAACTGCTAGTCGTTTCAAAGAGTTACAGGAACCAGAATGTATTATTGTTGCACCAACTCGAGAACTGATCAATCAGATCTACTTGGAAGCCAGAAAATTTTCTTTTGGGTAAGTAAATCTGGTATTAAAGCTACAAACAAGTTTTTCTTCGGAACTATTTATAGAAATAGTGCAGTATATATACATGTTAGTCATCTTTTTGAGTAATGGTCACATACTCTGTCGGTGTTCTTATTTTAAAgtcattcattccttttttttgcaCCGACATGGTTCCACTGCTCCCTATGCCTCCCCCCTTAggtagaagatgagagacaggaaaagagaggcagggaaaggagagagactacagaagtgctcttatgggagttgggcggtaatgcagcgggttaagcgcaggtggcacagagcacaaggaccggcgtaaggatcctggttcaagtccccggctccccacctgcaggggaatcgcttcacaggtggtaaagcaggtctgcaggtgtctacctttctctccctctctctgtcttcccctcctctctccatttctctctgtcctaccccaacaacaacaacaacaataactactacaacaataacaacaacaacaagggcaacaaaagggaaaatttttttaaaaaaaggaaatagttaactttaaaatattaaaaaaaaagtgctcttaTATGGTGACTAAGGactcgatcctgggtccatgtgtgtgctttgttgtttattttatttatatatattttttgccttcagggttattgctggggctcggtgccagcactgtgaatccactgctcctggaggctattttttcccccttttattgcccttattgttttatcattgttgtggttattattattattattgttattaatgtcgttgttggataggacagagagaaatggagagagggagagaaagatagacacctgtacacctgcttcaccacttgtgaagtggccctgatgcaggaggggagccgggggctcaaaccgggatccttacaccgatcctttcGCTTCGCGCCATAtgcagcttaacccgctgtgctaccacccgacccttctttattttatttttttaatatttatttactcccttttgttgcccttgttgttttattgttgtagttattgttgttgttgatatcgttgttggataggacagagagaaaaggagagcaggggaagatgggggagagaaagacagacacctgcagacctgcttcactgcctgtgaagccactcccctgctggtggggagcgggagcttaaactgggatccttccgccagtctttgtgcttttcaGTCagctgtgctcaacccgctgcacttcctcccgactccctgtttctttatttttaagtgcATTTTGGAGGAAATTTGTGAATTCGAATGTTACCCCTTTATTTTAGTGATTGTGTAGTTTTTCTGTATGGGTAGACTAAATTCAGGTCATCTCTTTTTATCTACTTAGTTGGTTTTCAGTCTTGATATGAAAGATTATTtgcaacaaaaaatattttatagacaTATCTCTGGCCATAGATCAATATATTTCCACATGTTTATTCTGACAAAAGTCACTTttgattattatttaatttgtgtgtgtgctcATGCTGCCGATCAAATCTAGGGCCTCATAAATGTGAGGCATGCCCTCAACCACTGAGCTATGTCCCCAGTCAAAAGATTTACTTAAAAATTTcactagaggggctgggtggcaggtaGAATGcacatcaccatgtgtgaggctcACAgtccaagctcccagtctccacctctaGGTTGTAGGTTTTATGactagtgctgtgggtgtctctcttctcctctctgcctcttcactctttatcaaaaagaaagaagaagaagaaaaaaaaatagtggagcCAGGCagacactgagtctcagtgataacccttgtgaaaaaaaaaagtgtatcttCAAATAGTGAAAACATTATTGATTCAGCTCTTGAGTAACAGTAGCTTCCCTATATCTGACTGAAGTGGTATTACCATACTTGAGGGAAAACTCGTGTGTTAATCTTCATTTGTCTTCTTCTTAAAAGTAATGCTTAATGCTAGAGAATGTATAAcactttgtgttttttatttatcatCTGCTCATTTTTGGGGTTCTTTTTGTGTGTAGGTAAAGGTGTATTTACCATTATTTCTGAAGAGTCTGTTTTTAGATTGCATACATTTCTTAAACAGCTGCTCATTTTTTCACTTCTTCCTGGgcagaatttatttttcttttaaatagttgGATCTATTAGTTTTACGTCTTAGGAACAAAGGCCTACCTTTCAAATAACTAGAAAATGACATTTTTGTTATTGTCAATAGGACTTGCGTAAGAGCTGTTGTTATATATGGAGGAACTCAGTTGGGACATTCAATCCGACAAATAGTGCAGGGCTGTAATATATTGTGTGCTACCCCTGGGAGGCTGATGGACATCATCAGCAAAGAAAAGGTAGGTGCTCAAGGGATACCAGCCTTGTAGAATTAACATTTTTGTTATGAAAAAGAATGACATAAAAATAGACATATTTATCAAAGCACCAGTCTGTATCAGCTCCCCATGATCTATTTTTCTTACTTTTGAGGTAAAGTTGTTTTACAAGACTCTACATGTTTTAGGCTCCACTTTCAACTGTGATCAGATTTTGCATTACCACACCACATGCTCACCCCCTGCGGAGCCACTGTAGAACCTACATGACCAGTGACTGTCCCCCATCCTCTCCCACTTCTGTGACTTCGGTCCTCCATCAGATCCTCAGGGCTTGTGTTTGTTTGACTCTGTTTTGTTGTATGCCACTTAAGTGAGAACATCTGATACTTGTTCTCCTTATGACTTAATTTGTGTAGAATGACTATCTCCAACTCTGTCTGTATTGCAAAAGGCAAGATTTCATCCTTCCTACAGCTAGGTAGTATACCactatgtgtgtgtatttactgTATCTTCTTTAAACATTTATCTGTGggtacttgggttgtttccatctTAGCTATTGTAAATAGCACTGAAAATTATATAGGTgtagacttatttttttttttggagtagtgattttgttttctttgaatatatACCTAGGTGAGgggttgctggatcataaagtagaGCTCATTATTAATTTGAGGAATCTCCACAAATTATTTTCCTTAGGGAATAGACATTCCCATTAACAGTGTACagtagttctttttttctccatattCTTGCCAGAACTTAAAACAGTTGTTGAAAATGTTATTGTGCTATATTGATCTCATTTCTTttagtcttttaaatattttatatagtactagagaaattgaaaacaggtaaacagtaattatattatttaaatagtgtAGTTTAATATAGTGATCAgtgtgtatttttctgttttaacttTTGGAAATATCCTTAAAGATTGGGCTCCGACAAGTCAAATACTTAGTTCTGGATGAAGCTGACCGCATGCTGGATATGGGTTTTGGACCAGAAATGAAGAAATTAATTTCTTGCCCCGGGATGCCAACAAAAGAACAGCGCCAAACACTTATGTTTAGTGCAACTTTCCCAGAAGAAATTCAGAGGTAACCTTTGTCTTAGTAAAAATAATTGTTAATGAACATAGGTGCTTTTGTGGAAGGAGAACCAATGTGAATATTCTATTTTGgagagagatttttttctttctttctttttctttttttttttttttgtcactagggcttTGCTGCTCTGGATCTGCTTTTCAGTTAGAAAAGggtggaggatagagagagagagagggagggagggggagagatagagagagatgtagagagagacaaagatactgGCCACATAAGCaacaaagtttcctccagtgcaggaAGCTGGGCTTAGAGCTGGGATTAGGTATACTATCCAAGTTAGGTTTTTTGTTGGCTTAAGAGgttcaatgatttaaaaaaaaaatatttaacataatTTAAGAGTAGATACATTACTAAATGTTTACCATATTCTATATCATTTTGTACTTTTTATCCCTGACTTTGAATTCACATCACATTTTATTAAAATGTGTATGTGTATTGCATGTTTGCATAGCTTAGTATAGCAAATGTACAGCATTGTACCAACCAAGAATTTATTAGGTGCTTattatgtaagttttttttttaaattataatttgtCTTCCAAACCAAAATCACAGAGTTTGGGAGAATCGAGCTTTttgttaaaaaaagatttacatacTAATAGTTGACAAATATTTGAGTATCATAGAATCACTGAATTCTGAGGTTAAGGTGACAGACCCTTGCTGGAATGGCCACTGTTTCCTGACTGCTGGACCTTATCTGCAGAAAGCCTGATGTGCCCAGACAGCATCTTGAGTTAATCATTCATTAAGACCCTGTTTCCTCttgcagatgtttttctctttGGGAATAAGCACCTCTTAACCCCCAGAACCTATTTTATTAAAGGGGTTTGGAAAGACAGATTTCCCGTCTGGGTCACTAAAAATGATCATAGATGGGCCATTCTCACTTCAACCCCTTGTTTCTCAGACCTG
Proteins encoded:
- the DDX4 gene encoding probable ATP-dependent RNA helicase DDX4 isoform X4; this translates as MGDEDWEAEIVKPHMSSYVPVFEKDRYSSGANGDTFNRTPASSSEMDDGPTRRDPFMRSGFPSGRSLGTRGFSNSKFEEGDSSGFWRESNNDCEDNQTRSRGFSKRGGYQDGNDSEASGSSRRGGRGSFRGCHAGFGLGSPSNEYEQDEGTQRSGGLFGSRRPALSDTGNGDTYPSRGGGASGRGGYKGLNEEVVTGSGKNSWKSEAEGGESGDTQGPKVTYIPPPPPEDEDSIFAHYQTGINFDKYDTILVEVSGHDAPPAILTFEEANLCQTLNKNIAKAGYTKLTPVQKYSIPIILAGRDLMACAQTGSGKTAAFLLPILAHMMQDGITASRFKELQEPECIIVAPTRELINQIYLEARKFSFGTCVRAVVIYGGTQLGHSIRQIVQGCNILCATPGRLMDIISKEKIGLRQVKYLVLDEADRMLDMGFGPEMKKLISCPGMPTKEQRQTLMFSATFPEEIQRLAGEFLKSNYLFVAVGQVGGACRDVQQSVLQVGQYSKREKLVEILRNIGDERTMVFVETKKKADFIATFLCQEKISTTSIHGDREQREREQALGDFRCGKCPVLVATSVAARGLDIENVQHVINFDLPSTIDEYVHRIGRTGRCGNTGRAISFFDPESDSHLAQPLVKVLSDAQQDVPAWLEEIAFSTYVPGFSGSTRGNVFASVDTRKNFQSKNTLNTGGFSSSQAPNPVDDESWD
- the DDX4 gene encoding probable ATP-dependent RNA helicase DDX4 isoform X3 gives rise to the protein MGDEDWEAEIVKPHMSSYVPVFEKDRYSSGANGDTFNRTPASSSDAGESNKREATSTMGGFGVGKGFGNRGFSNSKFEEGDSSGFWRESNNDCEDNQTRSRGFSKRGGYQDGNDSEASGSSRRGGRGSFRGCHAGFGLGSPSNEYEQDEGTQRSGGLFGSRRPALSDTGNGDTYPSRGGGASGRGGYKGLNEEVVTGSGKNSWKSEAEGGESGDTQGPKVTYIPPPPPEDEDSIFAHYQTGINFDKYDTILVEVSGHDAPPAILTFEEANLCQTLNKNIAKAGYTKLTPVQKYSIPIILAGRDLMACAQTGSGKTAAFLLPILAHMMQDGITASRFKELQEPECIIVAPTRELINQIYLEARKFSFGTCVRAVVIYGGTQLGHSIRQIVQGCNILCATPGRLMDIISKEKIGLRQVKYLVLDEADRMLDMGFGPEMKKLISCPGMPTKEQRQTLMFSATFPEEIQRLAGEFLKSNYLFVAVGQVGGACRDVQQSVLQVGQYSKREKLVEILRNIGDERTMVFVETKKKADFIATFLCQEKISTTSIHGDREQREREQALGDFRCGKCPVLVATSVAARGLDIENVQHVINFDLPSTIDEYVHRIGRTGRCGNTGRAISFFDPESDSHLAQPLVKVLSDAQQDVPAWLEEIAFSTYVPGFSGSTRGNVFASVDTRKNFQSKNTLNTGGFSSSQAPNPVDDESWD
- the DDX4 gene encoding probable ATP-dependent RNA helicase DDX4 isoform X6 — protein: MGDEDWEAEIVKPHMSSYVPVFEKDRYSSGANGDTFNRTPASSSGFSNSKFEEGDSSGFWRESNNDCEDNQTRSRGFSKRGGYQDGNDSEASGSSRRGGRGSFRGCHAGFGLGSPSNEYEQDEGTQRSGGLFGSRRPALSDTGNGDTYPSRGGGASGRGGYKGLNEEVVTGSGKNSWKSEAEGGESGDTQGPKVTYIPPPPPEDEDSIFAHYQTGINFDKYDTILVEVSGHDAPPAILTFEEANLCQTLNKNIAKAGYTKLTPVQKYSIPIILAGRDLMACAQTGSGKTAAFLLPILAHMMQDGITASRFKELQEPECIIVAPTRELINQIYLEARKFSFGTCVRAVVIYGGTQLGHSIRQIVQGCNILCATPGRLMDIISKEKIGLRQVKYLVLDEADRMLDMGFGPEMKKLISCPGMPTKEQRQTLMFSATFPEEIQRLAGEFLKSNYLFVAVGQVGGACRDVQQSVLQVGQYSKREKLVEILRNIGDERTMVFVETKKKADFIATFLCQEKISTTSIHGDREQREREQALGDFRCGKCPVLVATSVAARGLDIENVQHVINFDLPSTIDEYVHRIGRTGRCGNTGRAISFFDPESDSHLAQPLVKVLSDAQQDVPAWLEEIAFSTYVPGFSGSTRGNVFASVDTRKNFQSKNTLNTGGFSSSQAPNPVDDESWD